One segment of Streptomyces sp. NA02950 DNA contains the following:
- a CDS encoding RsmB/NOP family class I SAM-dependent RNA methyltransferase: MRILAFEALRAVDERDAYANLVLPPLLRKAREDEGFDARDAALTTELVYGTLRHQGTYDAIIAACVDRPLREVDPPVLDVLGLGAHQLLGTRIPTHAAVSASVELARVVLGDGRAKFVNAVLRRIASDDLDGWLERVAPPYEEDPEDHLAVVHSHPRWIVSALWDALGGGSAGIEDLLAADNERPEVTLVARPGRATQDELLAAVGDQAATPGRWSPYAVRLTEGGEPAALDAVREGRAGVQDEGSQLVALALANAPLDGPDRRWLDGCAGPGGKAALLGALAARRDASLLAAEKQPHRARLVGRALAGNPGPYQVIAADGTRPPWRPGTFDRALVDVPCTGLGALRRRPEARWRRRPEDLAGFAPLQRGLLREALSAVRIGGVVGYATCSPHPAETRAVVEDVLKGRGGPAAAAEWIDARPLMPGVPALGDGPDVQLWPHLHGTDAMYLALLRRTG; the protein is encoded by the coding sequence GTGCGGATCCTGGCCTTCGAGGCGCTGCGGGCCGTCGACGAACGGGACGCGTACGCCAACCTCGTCCTCCCCCCGCTGCTCCGCAAGGCCCGGGAGGACGAGGGCTTCGACGCCCGGGACGCGGCGCTCACCACCGAGCTGGTCTACGGCACCCTGCGCCACCAGGGCACCTACGACGCGATCATCGCCGCCTGTGTGGACCGCCCGCTGCGCGAGGTCGACCCGCCGGTGCTGGACGTCCTCGGCCTCGGCGCCCACCAGTTGCTGGGCACCCGCATCCCCACCCACGCCGCGGTCTCCGCCAGCGTCGAACTGGCCCGGGTGGTACTCGGCGACGGGCGCGCCAAGTTCGTCAACGCGGTACTCCGCCGGATCGCCTCCGACGACCTCGACGGCTGGCTGGAGCGGGTCGCCCCGCCGTACGAGGAGGACCCCGAGGACCACCTCGCCGTGGTCCACTCCCATCCGCGCTGGATCGTCTCCGCGCTGTGGGACGCGCTCGGCGGCGGCAGCGCCGGGATCGAGGACCTGCTCGCGGCCGACAACGAACGCCCCGAGGTCACCCTCGTCGCCCGCCCCGGCCGCGCCACCCAGGACGAACTGCTGGCCGCGGTCGGTGACCAGGCCGCGACGCCGGGCCGCTGGTCCCCGTACGCGGTGCGGCTCACCGAGGGCGGGGAGCCCGCGGCGCTTGACGCCGTGCGCGAGGGGCGCGCCGGGGTCCAGGACGAGGGCAGCCAGCTGGTGGCCCTCGCGCTCGCGAACGCCCCGCTGGACGGGCCGGACCGGCGCTGGCTGGACGGCTGCGCCGGACCCGGCGGCAAGGCCGCGCTGCTCGGCGCGCTCGCCGCCCGGCGCGACGCCTCGCTGCTCGCCGCCGAGAAGCAGCCGCACCGTGCCCGGCTGGTCGGCCGGGCCCTCGCGGGCAACCCCGGCCCGTACCAGGTGATCGCCGCGGACGGCACCCGGCCGCCGTGGCGGCCGGGCACCTTCGACCGGGCGCTGGTCGACGTCCCGTGCACCGGGCTCGGCGCGCTGCGCCGCCGCCCCGAGGCGCGCTGGCGGCGCCGCCCCGAGGACCTGGCCGGATTCGCCCCGCTCCAGCGCGGGCTGCTGCGCGAGGCGCTCTCCGCGGTACGGATCGGCGGCGTGGTCGGCTACGCGACCTGCTCACCGCACCCGGCCGAGACCCGGGCCGTGGTCGAGGACGTCCTCAAGGGCCGGGGCGGCCCCGCGGCCGCGGCCGAGTGGATCGACGCCCGCCCGCTGATGCCCGGTGTGCCCGCGCTCGGCGACGGCCCCGACGTCCAGCTGTGGCCGCATCTGCACGGTACGGACGCGATGTATCTGGCCCTGCTGCGCCGTACCGGCTGA
- the fmt gene encoding methionyl-tRNA formyltransferase: MRLVFAGTPEVALPALDALIASDRHEVVAVVTRPDAPAGRGRRLVASPVAERAEEAGIEVLKPAKPRDPDFLARLSEIAPDCCPVVAYGALLPKAALEIPAHGWVNLHFSLLPAWRGAAPVQHAVLAGDEVTGASTFQIEEGLDSGPVYGVVTEDIRAADTSGDLLTRLAFAGAGLLAATMDGIEDGTLRAVPQPAEGISIAPKINVEDAEVDWTAPALRVDRVVRACAPAPGAWTTFRGERLKVVSAAMVPDRTDLEPGAMAVTKRAVYVGTGSHAVELTWVRPQGKKPMPAADWARGVRIAEGERLGAS, encoded by the coding sequence ATGAGGCTCGTCTTCGCCGGTACCCCCGAGGTCGCACTGCCCGCCCTGGACGCGCTGATCGCGTCGGACCGGCACGAGGTGGTGGCCGTGGTGACCCGTCCCGACGCACCCGCCGGGCGTGGCCGCCGACTGGTGGCCAGCCCGGTCGCCGAGCGGGCGGAGGAGGCGGGTATCGAGGTGCTCAAGCCGGCCAAGCCGCGGGACCCGGACTTCCTGGCGCGGCTGAGCGAGATCGCGCCGGACTGCTGCCCGGTGGTGGCGTACGGGGCGCTGCTGCCCAAGGCCGCGCTGGAGATCCCGGCGCACGGCTGGGTCAATCTGCACTTCTCGCTGCTGCCCGCGTGGCGCGGTGCGGCGCCGGTGCAGCACGCGGTGCTCGCGGGCGACGAGGTGACCGGGGCCTCGACCTTCCAGATCGAGGAGGGGCTGGACTCCGGGCCGGTGTACGGGGTGGTCACCGAGGACATCCGGGCCGCCGACACCAGCGGCGATCTGCTGACCCGGCTGGCGTTCGCCGGGGCCGGGCTGCTCGCCGCGACGATGGACGGCATCGAGGACGGCACCCTGCGCGCCGTACCGCAGCCCGCCGAGGGCATCTCGATCGCCCCGAAGATCAATGTCGAGGACGCGGAGGTCGACTGGACGGCGCCCGCGCTGCGGGTGGACCGGGTGGTGCGGGCGTGCGCCCCGGCGCCCGGCGCGTGGACGACCTTCCGCGGTGAGCGGCTGAAGGTGGTGTCCGCGGCGATGGTGCCGGACCGTACGGACCTGGAGCCGGGCGCGATGGCGGTGACCAAGAGGGCGGTCTACGTGGGCACCGGGAGCCATGCGGTGGAGCTGACCTGGGTCCGTCCGCAGGGCAAGAAGCCGATGCCCGCGGCCGACTGGGCGCGCGGGGTGCGGATCGCCGAGGGGGAGCGGCTGGGAGCGTCGTAA
- a CDS encoding primosomal protein N', with translation MSSENERSKRDAEAQPPGGEQLALIRETVRKAKVPRAKPRTWRGAALAGELPVAKVLVDKGPVHLDKLWDYAIPAEMDAEARPGVRVRVRFGAGTGKVREGRREGGGLLDGYIIERVAESDYRGPLAAVAQVVSPEPVLSPGLLALCRSVADRYAGSLADVLQLALPRRSARAESEPSPPPLPPPPPPAPGSWARYPAGPGFLEALARGDRPRAVWTALPGPHWPGEWASAVAATLASGRGALIVVPDGKTAARVDGALSHVLDGPGRHVLLTAELGPEERYRRWLAVSRGAVRAVVGTRAAMFAPVRDLGLVGIWDDGNQSHSDDHLPRPHARDVLLLRAVQEKTGFLLGDLGRTVEAAQLVENGWARPLEADRDQVRAAAPLIRTVDEGEVARDAEARAARLPTLAWQTVREALTRGPVLVQVPRRGYVPRLACERCREPARCAHCSGPLEARDADRLVCGWCGRPETGWHCAACGGARLRASVVGARRTAEELGRAFPAVPVRTSGRDHVLTTVPDRPALVVSTPGAEPVAEGGYAAALLLDGWALLGRPDLRAGEDALRHWLEAAALVRGHGEGGGADGGGTVVVIAEPTLRPVQALVRWDPAGYAARELAERAQLGFPPVSRMAAVSGPAEAVAELIASASLPEGAETLGPVPLPVTEPGRPRRPGDPPPGERWERALVRVRPGQGSALAAALKEAKARRLARGEKDPAVRVDPLEIG, from the coding sequence GTGAGCAGCGAGAACGAGCGGTCGAAGCGGGACGCCGAGGCGCAGCCGCCCGGCGGGGAGCAGCTCGCGCTCATCCGGGAGACCGTGCGCAAGGCCAAGGTGCCGCGCGCCAAGCCGCGCACCTGGCGGGGGGCGGCGCTGGCCGGGGAGCTGCCGGTGGCCAAGGTCCTCGTCGACAAGGGGCCGGTGCACCTCGACAAGCTGTGGGACTACGCGATTCCGGCCGAGATGGACGCCGAGGCCCGGCCCGGGGTGCGGGTGCGGGTGCGGTTCGGAGCCGGTACGGGCAAGGTGCGCGAAGGCCGCCGGGAGGGCGGCGGACTGCTCGACGGCTACATCATCGAGCGGGTCGCCGAGTCCGACTACCGCGGCCCGCTGGCCGCCGTGGCCCAGGTGGTCTCCCCTGAGCCGGTGCTGAGCCCCGGACTGCTGGCGCTGTGCCGGTCGGTCGCCGACCGCTACGCCGGATCGCTCGCCGATGTGCTCCAGCTCGCCCTGCCCCGGCGCAGCGCGCGCGCCGAGAGCGAGCCGTCCCCGCCGCCGCTGCCGCCGCCTCCGCCGCCCGCGCCCGGCAGCTGGGCGCGCTACCCGGCCGGGCCCGGGTTCCTGGAGGCGCTCGCGCGCGGCGACCGGCCGCGCGCCGTATGGACCGCGCTGCCCGGACCGCACTGGCCCGGCGAATGGGCCTCCGCCGTGGCCGCCACCCTCGCCTCCGGCCGCGGCGCCCTGATCGTGGTGCCGGACGGGAAGACGGCCGCCCGGGTGGACGGGGCGCTCAGCCACGTGCTCGATGGCCCGGGGCGGCATGTGCTGCTCACCGCCGAGCTCGGGCCCGAGGAGCGCTACCGCCGGTGGCTGGCGGTCAGCAGGGGCGCCGTCCGGGCCGTGGTGGGCACCCGGGCGGCGATGTTCGCACCCGTCCGCGACCTCGGCCTGGTGGGGATCTGGGACGACGGGAACCAGAGCCACAGCGATGACCATCTGCCGCGCCCGCACGCCCGCGATGTGCTGCTGCTGCGCGCGGTCCAGGAGAAGACCGGCTTTCTGCTGGGGGACCTCGGCCGCACCGTGGAGGCCGCCCAGCTGGTGGAGAACGGCTGGGCGCGGCCCCTGGAGGCCGACCGCGACCAGGTCCGCGCCGCGGCGCCGCTGATCCGTACGGTCGACGAGGGCGAGGTGGCCCGGGACGCCGAGGCCCGCGCCGCCCGGCTGCCCACGCTCGCCTGGCAGACCGTGCGCGAGGCGCTGACCCGTGGTCCGGTGCTGGTGCAGGTGCCGCGCCGGGGCTACGTACCCCGGCTGGCCTGCGAGCGCTGCCGGGAGCCCGCGCGCTGCGCCCACTGCTCGGGCCCGCTGGAGGCGCGGGACGCGGACCGTTTGGTGTGCGGCTGGTGCGGACGGCCCGAGACCGGCTGGCACTGCGCGGCCTGCGGAGGAGCGCGGCTGCGGGCGAGTGTGGTCGGTGCCCGGCGCACCGCCGAGGAGCTGGGCCGGGCCTTCCCGGCCGTCCCGGTCCGTACCTCCGGCCGGGACCATGTGCTGACCACGGTGCCCGACCGCCCGGCGCTGGTGGTCAGCACCCCGGGTGCCGAGCCGGTGGCCGAGGGGGGCTATGCGGCGGCGCTGCTGCTGGACGGCTGGGCCCTGCTGGGCCGCCCCGATCTACGGGCGGGTGAGGACGCGCTGCGCCACTGGCTGGAGGCGGCGGCCCTGGTCCGCGGCCATGGCGAGGGCGGCGGTGCGGACGGCGGAGGCACGGTGGTGGTGATCGCCGAGCCCACTCTGCGCCCGGTCCAGGCGCTGGTGCGCTGGGATCCCGCCGGTTACGCGGCCCGGGAGCTGGCCGAGCGGGCCCAGCTGGGCTTTCCGCCGGTCTCCCGGATGGCGGCGGTGTCCGGTCCCGCGGAGGCGGTGGCCGAGCTGATCGCGTCGGCGTCGCTGCCGGAGGGTGCGGAAACCCTCGGTCCGGTACCGCTGCCGGTCACCGAGCCCGGCCGTCCCCGCCGCCCCGGCGATCCACCGCCGGGCGAGCGGTGGGAGCGTGCGCTGGTCCGCGTCCGCCCCGGCCAGGGCAGCGCGCTGGCCGCGGCCCTCAAGGAGGCGAAGGCGCGCCGCCTGGCCCGGGGTGAGAAGGATCCGGCGGTCCGGGTGGATCCGCTCGAGATCGGCTGA
- the metK gene encoding methionine adenosyltransferase — protein MSRRLFTSESVTEGHPDKIADQISDTILDALLKEDPTSRVAVETLITTGLVHVAGEVTTKAYAPIATLVRNKILEIGYDSSKKGFDGASCGVSVSIGSQSPDIAQGVDSAYELRVEGAAAGEEEDELDQQGAGDQGLMFGYACDETPELMPLPINLAHRLSRRLSDVRKNGTIPYLRPDGKTQVTVEYDGNKAVRLDTVVVSSQHASDIDLDSLLAPDIREFVVEHVLNELVEDGIKLDTEGYRLLVNPTGRFEIGGPMGDAGLTGRKIIIDTYGGMSRHGGGAFSGKDPSKVDRSAAYAMRWVAKNVVAAGLAQRCEVQVAYAIGKAEPVGLFVETFGTATIDHEKIEKAISEVFDLRPAAIIRDLDLLRPIYAQTAAYGHFGRELSDFTWERTDRVDALRAAAGV, from the coding sequence GTGTCCCGCCGCCTGTTCACCTCGGAATCCGTGACCGAGGGTCACCCTGACAAGATCGCAGACCAGATCAGCGACACCATCCTCGACGCCCTCCTCAAGGAGGACCCGACCTCCCGGGTCGCCGTCGAGACTCTGATCACCACCGGCCTGGTGCATGTGGCCGGCGAAGTGACGACCAAGGCGTACGCCCCGATCGCGACGCTCGTCCGCAACAAGATCCTCGAGATCGGTTACGACTCGTCGAAGAAGGGCTTCGACGGCGCCTCCTGCGGTGTCTCGGTGTCGATCGGCTCGCAGTCCCCGGACATCGCCCAGGGCGTCGACTCGGCCTATGAGCTCCGGGTCGAGGGTGCCGCCGCAGGTGAAGAAGAGGACGAGCTGGACCAGCAGGGCGCCGGTGACCAGGGCCTGATGTTCGGCTACGCATGCGACGAGACCCCCGAGCTGATGCCGCTGCCGATCAACCTGGCGCACCGGCTCTCCCGCCGGCTGTCCGACGTCCGCAAGAACGGGACCATCCCCTACCTGCGCCCGGACGGCAAGACCCAGGTCACCGTCGAGTACGACGGCAACAAGGCGGTCCGGCTGGACACCGTCGTCGTCTCCTCGCAGCACGCCTCCGACATCGACCTGGACTCGCTGCTCGCCCCCGACATCCGTGAATTCGTCGTCGAGCACGTGCTGAACGAGCTCGTCGAGGACGGCATCAAGCTGGACACCGAGGGCTACCGCCTGCTGGTCAACCCGACCGGCCGCTTCGAGATCGGCGGTCCGATGGGTGACGCCGGTCTCACCGGTCGCAAGATCATCATCGACACCTACGGCGGGATGTCCCGCCACGGTGGCGGCGCCTTCTCCGGCAAGGACCCGTCCAAGGTCGACCGCTCCGCCGCCTACGCGATGCGCTGGGTCGCCAAGAACGTGGTCGCCGCCGGGCTCGCCCAGCGCTGCGAGGTCCAGGTCGCGTACGCCATCGGCAAGGCCGAGCCGGTCGGTCTCTTCGTCGAGACCTTCGGCACCGCCACCATCGACCACGAGAAGATCGAGAAGGCCATCTCCGAGGTCTTCGACCTGCGCCCGGCCGCGATCATCCGCGATCTCGACCTGCTGCGCCCGATCTACGCCCAGACCGCTGCCTACGGCCACTTCGGCCGTGAGCTGTCGGACTTCACCTGGGAGCGCACCGACCGCGTGGACGCGCTCCGCGCCGCCGCGGGGGTGTGA
- the coaBC gene encoding bifunctional phosphopantothenoylcysteine decarboxylase/phosphopantothenate--cysteine ligase CoaBC, producing the protein MTTADGPRVVLGVSGGIAAYKACELLRRLTESGHEVRVVPTASALHFVGEATWSALSGRPAKTEVWESVHDVPHVRIGQSADLVVVAPATADLLAKAAHGLADDLLTNTLLTARCPVVFAPAMHTEMWEHPATRENVATLRRRGALVIEPAVGRLTGVDTGKGRLPDPEQIFEVCRRVLARGERAGEQDLAGHHVVITAGGTREPLDPVRFLGNRSTGRQGYALARAAVARGARVTLVSANSALPDPAGADVVRAGTAAQLREAVLKAAADADAVVMAAAVADFRPAHYAQGKIKKREGAEPEPLALVRNPDILAEISADRPRPGQIVVGFAAETDDVLANGRAKLARKGCDLLVVNEVGEHKTFGSEANEAVVLAADGTETPVPYGPKDALADTVWDLVAARLG; encoded by the coding sequence ATGACCACGGCGGACGGGCCCAGGGTCGTGCTGGGCGTCAGCGGCGGGATCGCCGCGTACAAGGCCTGTGAGCTGCTGCGGCGCCTCACCGAGTCCGGGCACGAGGTACGCGTCGTGCCGACCGCCTCGGCGCTGCACTTCGTCGGCGAGGCCACCTGGTCGGCACTGTCCGGCCGGCCCGCGAAGACCGAGGTGTGGGAGTCCGTCCACGACGTCCCGCACGTACGCATCGGCCAGTCCGCCGACCTCGTCGTGGTCGCCCCCGCCACCGCCGACCTGCTCGCCAAGGCCGCCCACGGCCTCGCCGACGACCTGCTGACCAACACGCTGCTCACCGCGCGATGTCCGGTCGTCTTCGCCCCCGCCATGCACACCGAGATGTGGGAGCACCCCGCCACCCGGGAGAACGTGGCCACCCTGCGCCGCCGGGGCGCCCTGGTCATCGAACCCGCCGTCGGCCGGCTGACCGGTGTGGACACCGGCAAGGGGCGGCTGCCCGACCCCGAGCAGATCTTCGAGGTCTGCCGCCGGGTGCTGGCCCGCGGTGAGCGCGCGGGTGAGCAGGATCTCGCGGGACACCATGTGGTGATCACCGCGGGCGGCACCCGCGAGCCGCTGGACCCGGTGCGGTTCCTCGGCAATCGCTCCACCGGGCGCCAGGGCTACGCCCTCGCCCGTGCGGCCGTCGCCCGGGGCGCCCGGGTGACCCTGGTGTCGGCCAACAGCGCATTGCCGGACCCCGCCGGTGCCGATGTGGTGCGCGCGGGCACCGCCGCCCAGCTGCGGGAGGCGGTTCTGAAGGCCGCCGCGGACGCCGACGCCGTGGTGATGGCCGCCGCCGTCGCCGACTTCCGGCCCGCCCACTACGCCCAGGGCAAGATCAAGAAGCGGGAGGGCGCCGAGCCCGAGCCGCTCGCCCTGGTGCGAAATCCGGACATTCTCGCGGAGATCTCCGCGGACCGCCCCCGCCCCGGCCAGATCGTCGTGGGCTTCGCCGCCGAGACCGACGACGTGCTGGCCAACGGCCGCGCCAAGCTGGCCCGCAAGGGCTGCGATCTGCTCGTGGTGAACGAGGTGGGGGAGCACAAGACGTTCGGCTCCGAGGCCAATGAGGCCGTTGTGCTCGCGGCCGACGGCACCGAGACCCCCGTTCCGTACGGCCCCAAGGACGCACTGGCCGACACCGTCTGGGACCTTGTGGCCGCCAGGCTGGGCTGA
- the rpoZ gene encoding DNA-directed RNA polymerase subunit omega — translation MSSSITTPEGIINPPIDELLEATDSKYSLVIYAAKRARQINAYYSQLGEGLLEYVGPLVDTHVHEKPLSIALREINAGLLTSEAIEGPAQ, via the coding sequence GTGTCCTCTTCCATCACCACGCCCGAGGGCATCATCAACCCGCCGATCGACGAGCTGCTCGAGGCCACTGACTCGAAGTACAGCCTCGTGATCTACGCGGCCAAGCGTGCGCGTCAGATCAACGCGTACTACTCCCAGCTCGGCGAGGGCCTGCTCGAGTACGTCGGCCCCCTGGTGGACACCCACGTCCACGAGAAGCCGCTCTCGATCGCGCTCCGCGAGATCAACGCGGGACTGCTGACCTCCGAGGCCATCGAGGGCCCGGCGCAGTAG
- the gmk gene encoding guanylate kinase, producing MAAHSARPRLTVLSGPSGVGKSTVVAHMRKEHPEVWLSVSATTRKPRPGEQHGVQYLFVDDGEFDKLIANGELLEWAEFAGNRYGTPRQAVLDRLEAGEPVLLEIDLQGARQVRESMSEAQLVFLAPPSWEELVRRLTGRGTEAPEVIERRLAAARTELAAESEFDRTLVNTSVEDVSRELLALMKVL from the coding sequence ATGGCAGCACACTCCGCACGTCCGCGACTGACCGTGCTCTCCGGCCCCTCCGGGGTCGGCAAGAGCACGGTCGTCGCCCATATGCGCAAGGAACACCCCGAGGTCTGGCTCTCGGTCTCCGCCACGACCCGCAAGCCCCGCCCCGGCGAGCAGCACGGCGTCCAGTACCTCTTCGTGGACGACGGGGAGTTCGACAAGCTCATCGCCAACGGTGAGCTGCTGGAGTGGGCCGAGTTCGCGGGCAACCGCTACGGCACCCCACGGCAGGCCGTTCTCGACCGCCTCGAAGCGGGCGAGCCGGTGCTGCTGGAGATCGACCTCCAGGGCGCCCGGCAGGTCCGTGAGTCCATGTCCGAGGCGCAGCTCGTCTTCCTCGCCCCGCCCAGCTGGGAGGAGCTGGTGCGCCGGCTCACCGGCCGGGGCACCGAGGCGCCGGAAGTCATCGAGCGGCGGCTGGCGGCCGCCAGGACCGAGCTGGCCGCGGAGTCCGAGTTCGACCGCACCCTGGTCAACACCTCCGTCGAGGACGTGTCGCGCGAGCTGCTAGCCTTGATGAAGGTTCTATAG
- a CDS encoding integration host factor: MALPPLTPEQRAAALEKAAAARRERAEVKNRLKHSGASLHEVIKQGQENDVIGKMKVSALLESLPGVGKVRAKQIMERLGISESRRVRGLGSNQIASLEREFGGAAG, from the coding sequence GTGGCTCTTCCGCCCCTTACCCCTGAACAGCGCGCAGCCGCGCTCGAAAAGGCCGCCGCGGCTCGCCGGGAGCGCGCCGAGGTCAAGAATCGGCTCAAGCATTCCGGTGCCTCCCTGCACGAGGTCATCAAGCAGGGCCAGGAGAACGATGTCATCGGCAAGATGAAGGTCTCGGCTCTCCTGGAGTCCCTGCCCGGCGTCGGCAAGGTCCGCGCCAAGCAGATCATGGAGCGCCTCGGCATCTCCGAGAGCCGCCGTGTGCGTGGTCTCGGCTCCAACCAGATCGCATCGCTCGAGCGTGAGTTCGGCGGCGCCGCCGGCTGA
- the pyrF gene encoding orotidine-5'-phosphate decarboxylase → MTTAPFGTRLRAAMDTRGPLCVGIDPHASLLAEWGLGDDVAGLERFTRTVVDALAERVAVLKPQSAFFERFGSRGIAVLERAVADARAAGALVLMDAKRGDIGSTMGAYAAAYLDPGSPLFSDAVTVSPYLGFGSLRPALDAARASGAGVFVLALTSNPEGAEVQHAVGADGTSVAASVLASLKAENAGEAAQGRLGSFGAVVGATLGTAASRAGAELSIGGPLLAPGIGAQGATPADLPGVFGAAVRDVLPSVSRGVLRYGPDTASLVEAAARMADEVRAVAE, encoded by the coding sequence ATGACCACCGCCCCCTTCGGCACCCGGCTGCGGGCCGCCATGGACACCCGTGGCCCGCTGTGCGTCGGGATCGACCCGCATGCCTCGCTGCTCGCCGAATGGGGGCTGGGGGACGATGTGGCGGGCCTGGAGCGGTTCACCCGCACCGTCGTGGACGCCCTCGCCGAGCGGGTCGCCGTCCTCAAGCCGCAGTCGGCCTTCTTCGAGCGCTTCGGGTCGCGCGGCATCGCCGTCCTGGAGCGGGCCGTGGCCGACGCCCGCGCAGCCGGGGCGCTGGTCCTCATGGACGCCAAGCGCGGTGACATCGGCTCCACCATGGGCGCGTACGCCGCGGCCTATCTGGACCCCGGCAGCCCGCTGTTCTCCGACGCGGTCACCGTCAGCCCCTACCTCGGCTTCGGCTCGCTGCGCCCGGCGCTGGACGCGGCGCGCGCGAGCGGGGCGGGGGTGTTCGTGCTGGCGCTGACCTCCAACCCGGAGGGCGCCGAGGTGCAGCACGCGGTAGGGGCGGACGGCACCTCCGTCGCCGCCTCGGTGCTGGCGTCCCTGAAGGCCGAGAACGCCGGGGAGGCGGCCCAGGGGCGGCTCGGCTCCTTCGGCGCGGTCGTCGGCGCCACCCTCGGCACCGCGGCATCCCGGGCGGGCGCCGAGCTGTCGATCGGCGGACCGCTGCTCGCCCCCGGTATCGGTGCCCAGGGGGCGACCCCGGCCGACCTCCCCGGGGTCTTCGGCGCGGCGGTCCGCGACGTCCTCCCCAGCGTCAGCCGGGGGGTGCTGCGGTACGGTCCGGACACGGCTTCGCTGGTCGAGGCGGCGGCCCGAATGGCCGATGAGGTGCGTGCTGTGGCCGAATAA
- a CDS encoding quinone-dependent dihydroorotate dehydrogenase, with amino-acid sequence MYALLFNLIFRRMDPEKAHHLAFGWIRRAARIPGFRTFAAAVLAPRHTALRTEALGLRMHGPFGLAAGFDKNATAIDGMAMLGFDHVEIGTVTAQPQPGNPRKRLFRLVADRALINRMGFNNDGSAAVAARLAARRPVFRTTLGVNIGKTKVVPEAEAVADYVTSTERLAGHADYLVVNVSSPNTPGLRNLQAVDHLRPLLSAVREAADRTVTGRRVPLLVKIAPDLADEDVDAVADLALDLGLDGIIATNTTIARDGLGLRSGAELTGETGGLSGAPLKSRSLQVLRRLYARVGDRITLVGVGGIETADDAWERILAGATLVQGYSAFIYRGPFWCREIHRGLAARLAASPYATLADAVGAEARKETA; translated from the coding sequence ATGTACGCACTCCTCTTCAACCTGATCTTCCGGCGTATGGACCCCGAGAAGGCCCACCACCTGGCCTTCGGCTGGATCCGGCGCGCCGCCCGCATCCCCGGCTTCCGCACCTTCGCCGCCGCCGTGCTCGCCCCCCGGCACACGGCGCTGCGCACCGAGGCGCTGGGGCTGCGGATGCACGGCCCGTTCGGGCTCGCCGCCGGGTTCGACAAGAACGCCACCGCCATCGACGGCATGGCCATGCTCGGCTTCGACCATGTCGAGATCGGCACCGTCACCGCCCAGCCGCAGCCCGGCAACCCCAGGAAGCGGCTCTTCCGGCTGGTCGCCGACCGCGCCCTGATCAACCGCATGGGCTTCAACAACGACGGCTCGGCCGCGGTCGCCGCCCGGCTCGCCGCCCGCCGCCCCGTCTTCCGTACGACGCTCGGCGTCAACATCGGCAAGACCAAGGTCGTCCCGGAGGCGGAAGCCGTCGCCGACTATGTGACGTCCACCGAGCGGCTGGCCGGCCACGCCGACTACCTCGTCGTCAACGTCTCCTCGCCCAATACCCCCGGACTGCGGAACCTCCAGGCCGTGGACCATCTGCGGCCGCTGCTGAGCGCCGTCCGCGAGGCCGCCGACCGCACCGTCACCGGCCGCCGGGTGCCGCTGCTGGTCAAGATCGCGCCGGATCTGGCCGACGAGGACGTGGACGCCGTCGCCGACCTCGCCCTCGACCTCGGCCTGGACGGCATCATCGCCACCAACACCACCATCGCCCGCGACGGACTTGGCCTGCGCTCCGGCGCGGAGCTCACCGGCGAGACCGGCGGACTGTCCGGCGCACCGCTGAAGTCCCGCTCCCTTCAGGTGCTGCGGCGGCTGTACGCCCGCGTGGGCGACCGGATCACCCTCGTCGGCGTCGGCGGGATCGAGACCGCGGACGACGCATGGGAGCGCATCCTCGCCGGGGCCACCCTGGTCCAGGGCTACAGCGCGTTCATCTACCGGGGCCCGTTCTGGTGCCGGGAGATCCACCGCGGTCTCGCCGCCCGGCTGGCCGCCTCCCCCTACGCCACCCTCGCCGACGCCGTCGGCGCCGAGGCCCGCAAGGAGACCGCATGA